The Populus nigra chromosome 14, ddPopNigr1.1, whole genome shotgun sequence genome has a segment encoding these proteins:
- the LOC133672705 gene encoding histone-lysine N-methyltransferase SUVR5-like isoform X2, whose product MMLVQPINEFPEPIAYRTHKIGLKLVKDLSVARRFIMKKLAVAMLNIVDQFHSEALIDTAHDVMVWKEFAMEASRCTGYSDLGRMLLKLQNMISQRYINSDWLQDSFQSWVQQCQVACSAESVELLREELSNSILWNEIDSLRDASVQSTLGSEWKTWKHEAMKWFSTSHPITSGGDMEQQNYDSLSPTISLQASRKRPKLEVRRAETHASQMETSSPLQTMTVEIDSEFFSNRDTVNTHTLELEISKEEDSREVAAPLESPCSVADRWDEIVIEAGNSELEQIKGVEMTPVNEVLGKKSIEHGSKNRQCTAFIESKGRQCVRWANDGDVYCCVHLASRFAGSSTRGEVSPPVHGPLCEGTTVLGTRCKHRSLPGSAFCKKHRPWPDTEKTSTLPEDPHKRKHEEIFPSSDITYCKEIKLAGQVENPLRMEPVSVMDGDAFHGRNSLIEKLEHPDHDCNNSEMLHCIGSISLDSSIPCPDSPKRYSLYCDKHIPSWLKRARNGRSRIISKEVFIDLLKDCSSSQQKLHLHQACELFYKIFKSIFSLRNPVPMDVQLQWALSEASKDFNVGELLLKLVLTEKERLRKLWGFAVEEDIKVSSSVIEEPAVLPLAIDGSQDDEKSIRCKICSKEFLDDKELGNHWMDNHKKEAQWHFRGHACAICLDSFTNRKGLETHVQERHHVEFVEQCMLLRCIPCGSHFGNTEQLWLHVLSVHPADFRLSKGDQQLHLSMGEEKEESLQKLELQNAAPVVNNSDNLGGVRKYICKFCGLKFDLLPDLGRHHQAAHMGPNLFSSRPPKRGVRYYAYRLKSGRLSRPRFKKGLGAPYSSIRNSVTAGLKKRIQASKSLSSEGLSIQSNLTEAGTLGRLAESQSSEVAKILFSEVQKTKPRPNNLDILAIARSACCKVSLKASLEGKYGVLPERFYLKAAKLCSEHNIQVQWHQEEFICSRGCKSFKDPGLFSPLMFLPNGLISKEITHSSDHVNSEWEVDECHYVIDVHDVREGPKQKATVLCNDISFGKETIPVACVVDEDPLDSLYVLADGSDGQISNFPRPWETFTYVTGPLLDQSDSLDIESLQLGCSCHYPMCCPETCDHVYLFDNDYEDARDIYGNSMLGRFPYDDKGRIVLEEGYLVYECNSMCSCNKTCPNRVLQNGIRVKLEVFKTDNKGWAVRAGEPILRGTFICEYIGEVLDEQEANDRRDRYGKEGCSYMYKIDAHTNDMSRMVEGQSHYFIDATKYGNVSRFINHSCMPNLANHQVLVNSMDSQRAHIGLYASRDISFGEELTYNYRYELLPGEGYPCHCGASKCRGRLY is encoded by the exons GAATTGTCCAATTCTATCCTATGGAATGAAATTGACTCTCTCCGGGATGCATCAGTGCAATCGACTTTGGGATCTGAATGGAAAACCTGGAAGCATGAAGCTATGAAGTGGTTCTCAACCTCTCATCCCATAACAAGTGGCGGAGATATGGAGCAGCAGAACTATGATAGTCTCTCCCCAACCATTAGTCTTCAAGCTAGCAGGAAGAGGCCAAAGCTTGAAGTTCGTCGTGCAGAGACACATGCTTCCCAGATGGAGACAAGCAGTCCACTTCAAACTATGACTGTTGAAATTGACTCTGAGTTTTTCAGTAATCGAGACACAGTCAATACTCATACTTTAGAATTAGAGATTTCAAAAGAGGAGGATTCTAGGGAGGTAGCTGCACCTTTAGAATCACCTTGTAGCGTGGCTGATAGAtgggatgaaattgtaattgaagCAGGAAATTCTGAGCTTGAACAGATCAAGGGTGTAGAAATGACTCCTGTTAATGaagttttgggtaaaaaaagcATAGAACATGGGAGTAAGAATCGCCAGTGTACAGCTTTTATTGAATCTAAGGGAAGGCAGTGCGTGAGGTGGGCTAATGATGGTGATGTTTATTGCTGTGTGCATTTGGCCTCTCGTTTTGCCGGAAGCTCCACAAGAGGAGAGGTAAGTCCTCCGGTTCATGGTCCATTGTGTGAAGGTACCACTGTTCTTGGTACTCGATGCAAGCATCGGTCTCTACCAGGTTCTGCATTCTGTAAGAAACACAGACCCTGGCCGGACACAGAGAAGACCTCAACTTTGCCAGAGGATCCCCATAAGAGAAAACATGAAGAGATCTTTCCCAGTTCAGACATCACATATTGCAAAGAGATAAAATTGGCTGGACAAGTTGAAAATCCTCTTCGAATGGAACCTGTCTCAGTCATGGATGGAGATGCCTTTCATGGAAGGAACAGCTTGATCGAGAAGCTTGAGCACCCTGACCATGATTGCAATAACTCTGAGATGCTGCACTGCATTGGCTCAATCTCCCTTGATAGTAGCATCCCTTGTCCTGATAGTCCAAAGCGCTATTCGTTGTACTGTGATAAACACATTCCTAGTTGGCTCAAGCGTGCTAGAAATGGTAGAAGTAGGATAATATCAAAAGAAGTGTTTATAGATCTTTTGAAGGACTGTAGCTCATCACAACAGAAATTGCATTTACATCAAGCATGTGAGCTTTTCTACAagattttcaaaagtattttctcTCTAAGAAACCCTGTTCCTATGGATGTTCAACTTCAGTGGGCCCTCTCTGAAGCTTCTAAAGATTTTAACGTTGGGGAACTCTTgttgaagttggttttaactgaAAAGGAGAGACTCAGAAAGTTATGGGGCTTCGCCGTGGAGGAAGATATAAAAGTTTCCTCCTCTGTCATAGAAGAACCAGCAGTTTTGCCATTGGCTATTGATGGTAGCCAAGATGATGAAAAATCTATTAGGTGCAAAATTTGCTCGAAAGAGTTTCTCGATGATAAAGAGCTTGGCAACCATTGGATGGACAATCATAAAAAGGAAGCACAGTGGCATTTCAGAGGTCATGCTTGTGCCATCTGCCTGGATTCTTTTACTAACAGAAAAGGTTTGGAAACCCATGTGCAGGAGAGACACCATGTGGAATTTGTTGAACAATGCATGCTTCTACGGTGCATTCCTTGTGGCAGCCACTTTGGGAATACTGAGCAGTTGTGGTTGCATGTCCTCTCTGTGCACCCTGCTGATTTTAGGCTGTCAAAAGGTGATCAGCAGCTTCATCTGTCCATGGGTGAGGAGAAAGAGGAATCTCTGCAGAAACTCGAGCTACAAAATGCAGCACCAGTGGTAAATAACTCTGACAATTTAGGTGGTGTCAGAAAGTACATTTGCAAGTTCTGTGGCCTGAAGTTTGATTTGCTGCCTGATCTTGGCCGCCACCACCAGGCTGCTCATATGGGACCAAATCTATTCAGCTCTCGCCCCCCAAAGAGAGGTGTTCGGTATTATGCATATAGATTAAAATCTGGAAGACTTAGCCGCCCTAGATTTAAGAAAGGTCTGGGGGCACCATATAGCAGCATCAGGAACAGTGTGACTGCTGGTCTGAAGAAACGTATCCAGGCATCAAAGTCACTTAGCAGTGAGGGACTAAGCATACAGTCTAATTTAACTGAGGCAGGTACTCTTGGTAGACTAGCAGAATCTCAAAGCTCAGAGGTCGCAAAGATATTGTTTTCTGAGGTTCAGAAAACAAAACCTCGGCCTAATAACCTTGATATCTTAGCTATTGCACGCTCTGCTTGCTGCAAGGTGAGCCTAAAAGCATCACTGGAGGGGAAATATGGAGTGTTGCCAGAGcgtttttatttgaaagcagCCAAGCTCTGCAGTGAGCATAACATTCAGGTACAGTGGCACCAAGAGGAGTTTATCTGTTCCAGAGGATGTAAGAGTTTCAAGGACCCAGGATTATTCTCTCCTTTGATGTTTCTTCCAAACGGTTTAATAAGTAAAGAAATTACACATTCATCTGATCATGTAAACAGTGAGTGGGAAGTGGACGAGTGCCACTATGTTATTGATGTGCATGATGTGAGAGAAGGGCCTAAGCAAAAGGCTACTGTCTTGTGTAATGACATAAGCTTTGGGAAGGAAACGATACCAGTGGCATGTGTTGTAGATGAAGATCCCCTGGATTCTCTCTATGTCTTGGCAGATGGTTCTGATGGTCAAATCAGTAATTTCCCCAGGCCCTGGGAAACTTTTACTTATGTAACAGGGCCATTGCTTGATCAATCTGATAGTCTGGACATTGAG AGTTTGCAATTGGGGTGTTCTTGCCATTATCCAATGTGCTGTCCTGAAACTTGTGATCATGTTTATCTCTTTGACAATGACTATGAAGATGCGAGAGACATATATGGGAATTCCATGCTTGGCAGATTCCCATATGATGATAAAGGGCGGATTGTTTTGGAG GAGGGTTACCTTGTTTATGAGTGTAATAGCATGTGCAGCTGCAATAAAACTTGCCCGAACAGAGTTTTGCAGAATGGAATACGAGTGAAATTGGAAGTCTTCAAAACAGATAATAAG GGTTGGGCAGTCAGGGCAGGTGAACCAATCCTACGTGGTACATTTATATGTGAGTACATTGGGGAGGTTTTAGATGAACAGGAGGCAAACGATAGACGTGACAG GTATGGTAAAGAAGGTTGCAGCTATATGTACAAAATTGATGCTCATACCAATGATATGAGCAGAATGGTTGAAGGACAGTCCCATTATTTTATTGATGCCACAAAGTATGGGAATGTTTCACGGTTCATCAACCACAG CTGCATGCCAAATCTTGCAAACCACCAAGTTCTGGTCAACAGCATGGATTCTCAGCGTGCTCATATTGGTCTTTATGCAAGTCGGGAT ATATCTTTTGGTGAAGAGCTGACATACAACTATCGGTATGAGCTGCTGCCTGGAGAAGGCTATCCTTGCCATTGTGGAGCTTCCAAGTGCCGAGGCCGCCTCTATTAA